A single window of Nicotiana tomentosiformis chromosome 1, ASM39032v3, whole genome shotgun sequence DNA harbors:
- the LOC138907089 gene encoding uncharacterized protein — translation MTFVYAKYSSLERLELWDYLYYLTSDMDMPWVVGGDFNVILHEHEKIGGLPVHPPEYEDFAFYVNSCGLFDLDYKGSPFTWWNGRPNEQCIFKRLDRIFVNLSFQNLFPNIEVEHLILTGSDHTPLLMSCRQESMQFVKPFKFLNFWTKHDTFKQIVKQNWLADFNRDPFLMFKQKLKRVKVPFHTRVKLLLEISSRN, via the coding sequence ATGACTTTTGTGTACGCCAAATATTCTTCACTTGAAAGGCTGGAACTGTGGGACTACTTATATTACTTGACCAGTGACATGGATATGCCTTGGGTAGTCGGCGGTGATTTTAATGTGATCTTACATGAACATGAAAAGATAGGAGGACTACCAGTGCACCCGCCTGAATATGAGGACTTTGCCTTCTAtgtaaactcttgtggtttgtttgaCCTTGATTACAAGGGAAGCCCTTTCACTTGGTGGAATGGTAGACCAAATGAACAATGCATCTTCAAACGACTTGATAGGATCTTTGTCAATCTATCTTTTCAGAATCTCTTCCCAAATATAGAAGTAGAACACTTGATACTGACAGGATCTGATCACACACCTTTGTTGATGAGCTGTAGGCAGGAATCGATGCAGTTTGTTAAACCTTTTAAGTTCCTCAATTTTTGGACAAAGCATGACACTTTCAAACAAATAGTCAAACAAAACTGGTTGGCAGATTTTAATAGGGATCCTTTCTTGATGTTCAAACAGAAATTAAAGAGAGTAAAAGTGCCCTTTCACACTAGAGTAAAGTTACTTTTGGAGATATCTTCAAGAAACTAG